ACGGCTTTAGTACAGAAAATAAAAGATGTAATTGTAGAGCTTGTCTTTTCTGAAGAGATTATTCCTGTAAAGGCATCCATTTATATTTCTGAAAAACTGAATCACAGCTATGGATACCTTTCTAACCTATTTTCAGAGGTTGCTTATACTTCCATAGAAAACTTTATCATCCTCCAGAAAATAGAACATGCCAAGGCATTGATTATAAGAAATAAGCAAAGCCTTACGGAAATAGCCCATAAACTGAACTACTCCAGTGTAGCCCATCTAAGTACACAGTTTAAAAATACAACAGGAATTACACCCTCTCAGTTTCAAAAAATTATAGGAAAAAGAAGAAGAGCCCAAAGTGTGGAAACAAACCCTAAAATGCAGTATGAATAAAGAATTTCTGAACGTAATAGTAACAGATAACGATGAAAACACCTTAATTTTTTTTAAAAACATATTTAAAGAGCTTAAAATCTCAATAAAAACTCAATGTTTTTGTAATGGAAAAGACTTGATGGAGTATCTCAATAACAATGATGCGGTTGTCCCTGAAATAGTTTTTATGAAATACAATATTCCCGAAAAGAATAGTCTGGAATGTATGGATGAAATAAAGAAGCAGGAGAAATTCAGTAATATGGTGACAACAGTTTATTATGATCAAATTAGTGAAAATGAAATAGAAGATATTTTCGTAAAAGGAACTAATATTTGTATGAAGAAACCGTCCGATTTTGAAAGTCTGAAAAAGGTGCTTACAGATGTTATTACGATCAATTGGCAGTATCATACTTCAGGGTTGAATAAAGAAAATTTTATTCTTAAAGTATGATCAATAAATAGTTTCGGCATCTTCACTTTAAAGAAATGGAATGGTATTTATTGCATACTATTCACAAATAAGTGAGAATTTTATAATTAATAATTGAAATAATATAAAATAAAATTCAGTTAATATCCGGACATTTGTAAATATAAATTCAGTGACACAAATTTGACTATATACCTCAAGATACAGATGAATGAAGAGTAATTGTTTCTACAGAAAATATATAAATCACGATGTTAGTTAACAAAATGAATTATATTAATTTCCAATTTTAAAGCATAGAAGATCTTTAAACAAAACGGTACAATCATGAAAACTTGAAGTAGTTGGAGATATTTTTATTCGTTTCATTCCCTCATCTCCACCTAAACACAGTTAGTTTTTATAATAAGCAAGTTGGAAAAATAATTCATTTTGTTTTTTATAATTTATTTTAATAGTTCTGGCTTAATCTTTATCTTATTCAAATAATATATAGATATTTTCACACCACACACCACATCACAAAATATTAAGGCCAAACTATTAAAATAAATTTTTTAAGCAAGTCAAAAGTAATTTCTTCTAAATAACAGTTTTATAAGGGGACCGCAGGAAAATATTTTCTGCGGTTTTTTTATGAAATCTTACTCCATTTATTTTTTCCTTTGTAGTACCTGATGTAATAATTCTTGATAATCAGGTTGTCTGGTCTAGCCAACATAGGATCTGCTTCCAGAATTTTATCTACAGTATTTTTTGTTGTCTTAATGATGGCAGAATCTTTCACAAGATCTAACCTCTTGAAATCTACAACACCACTTTGCTGTGTTCCCAGGATATCTCCCGGGCCGCGAAGTTGCATATCCA
This genomic interval from Chryseobacterium joostei contains the following:
- a CDS encoding response regulator; this translates as MNKEFLNVIVTDNDENTLIFFKNIFKELKISIKTQCFCNGKDLMEYLNNNDAVVPEIVFMKYNIPEKNSLECMDEIKKQEKFSNMVTTVYYDQISENEIEDIFVKGTNICMKKPSDFESLKKVLTDVITINWQYHTSGLNKENFILKV
- a CDS encoding helix-turn-helix domain-containing protein; the encoded protein is MKMYVKFDFNALCKKVLDEKLKEHGLKYRLLNFGEVEFYEPFTQEQHSLFKKNLEDYGIEIIESQKTALVQKIKDVIVELVFSEEIIPVKASIYISEKLNHSYGYLSNLFSEVAYTSIENFIILQKIEHAKALIIRNKQSLTEIAHKLNYSSVAHLSTQFKNTTGITPSQFQKIIGKRRRAQSVETNPKMQYE